Proteins encoded within one genomic window of Candidatus Woesearchaeota archaeon:
- a CDS encoding class I SAM-dependent methyltransferase → MKGHREADNEMYYRAISLFSSKKKVKILELGCAGEESIKKIRMLFPHAEIHGVEYEGWRGKFEKFPELESLHFLDLNKDDFPFEHESFDFIFCNQVLEHIYEIDAALEKIYSILKKNGYFICGTPNLAAVHERISLLFGFNPSTWHTANIQLGLRYPASTNHRTHCNGFTITGLKRLLKYHRFKPQKYLVSEVYLGKNFYIPFFSKLFKGFALSQCWISQK, encoded by the coding sequence ATGAAAGGACATAGGGAAGCTGATAATGAAATGTATTATCGAGCGATATCCTTGTTTTCTTCTAAGAAAAAAGTTAAGATTCTTGAACTTGGTTGTGCGGGAGAAGAGTCTATTAAGAAAATTCGTATGTTGTTTCCACATGCTGAAATTCATGGTGTTGAATACGAGGGGTGGCGTGGAAAGTTTGAAAAATTTCCGGAACTTGAATCATTGCATTTCCTTGATTTGAATAAGGATGACTTTCCATTCGAGCACGAATCATTTGACTTTATTTTTTGTAATCAAGTTCTTGAACACATCTATGAAATTGATGCTGCACTTGAAAAAATTTATTCTATTCTCAAGAAGAACGGCTATTTTATTTGCGGAACTCCAAACCTTGCAGCAGTTCACGAAAGAATATCCCTCCTTTTTGGGTTCAATCCTTCTACGTGGCACACAGCTAATATCCAGTTGGGTCTACGATATCCTGCCTCAACGAACCATAGGACTCACTGTAATGGTTTTACTATAACTGGTCTAAAGAGGTTGCTTAAATATCACCGGTTTAAACCGCAAAAATATCTAGTTTCTGAAGTCTACTTGGGCAAGAATTTTTACATCCCTTTCTTTTCAAAGCTTTTTAAGGGTTTTGCACTTAGTCAATGCTGGATTTCGCAGAAGTAG